A window of the Haloquadratum walsbyi C23 genome harbors these coding sequences:
- a CDS encoding PH domain-containing protein → MTQIRTLSPVSIPYRILQRSGSIAFALIFVLSGQGGALPELPVIGVVDSTFIGVIAVAIVLIFVGYETAYVRRFQYKLTTDSLDIDSGVLSRRNREIPLRRIQNVDISRNIIQRGLNIAVVSFETAGGESTEATLRFVSAEEAKRLQREVGRRKHDNSDTRTSETVDSTERDPTGNKDETSGGSPDRTVNELFVLDDGELALVGFFSIDLRVPGLLVAGLSTLGPILTGLVPAASPLRSLLTVIGGPSVLTGGVNALLGLLPVLIGVVVLSWLVGAASAVTSYYGFRLTETRGELRYERGLFQRYDGSIPFEKIQTLTVEDDPLKRYFGYATLYVETAGYAPGQSGSGGRGSEVAVPLAQRDRIDELIKRIEPVDTIELRRPPKRARRRYLVRAGLIVGAVIIGLYTISTVMSITFPWWVAIGLLPVGGIIAIALWRHRGHWISEDYFVTRNGVFTRETRIVPLYRIQTVIDTRTVFQRRLGLATIIADTAGSRSLGGSDAQAVDISAQRATTLRTELETRLQRAIHARKDRLGSMSTTGVSSSKSSSKSSSDTVANNKDTIVTTESDNGGSKSQVTDTDDNSTTHDNDQLVDNHNHNDDYGGDDDGTEETRRSENETNDISNPESGSSEESE, encoded by the coding sequence ATGACCCAGATACGGACACTTTCACCGGTGTCAATTCCGTATCGCATCCTCCAACGTAGCGGGAGTATAGCGTTCGCACTTATATTCGTGCTGAGTGGTCAAGGAGGTGCGCTCCCTGAACTTCCCGTAATTGGTGTTGTTGACTCGACTTTTATCGGTGTGATTGCAGTCGCGATTGTACTTATCTTCGTCGGATATGAGACTGCTTATGTTAGACGATTTCAATATAAGCTGACGACTGATAGTCTTGATATCGATTCAGGGGTTCTCTCTCGACGGAATCGTGAGATACCGCTTCGTCGAATCCAGAATGTTGATATCTCTCGGAATATTATCCAACGAGGTCTCAATATTGCCGTTGTTTCATTTGAAACAGCAGGTGGTGAGTCTACGGAGGCGACCTTGCGATTTGTCTCAGCAGAGGAGGCAAAACGGCTGCAACGTGAGGTTGGACGGCGAAAGCATGATAACAGTGATACGCGCACATCAGAGACAGTAGACTCAACCGAACGTGATCCAACTGGTAATAAGGATGAAACCAGCGGTGGTTCACCAGATCGCACAGTAAACGAGCTATTTGTGCTCGATGATGGTGAGTTAGCACTTGTTGGGTTCTTCTCGATTGACCTTCGAGTACCTGGATTACTTGTTGCTGGGCTTTCAACACTTGGTCCCATTTTGACGGGGCTTGTCCCAGCCGCGAGTCCGCTCAGGTCATTGCTCACAGTCATTGGCGGACCATCAGTATTAACTGGTGGTGTTAATGCTTTGCTGGGGCTTTTACCTGTCTTAATTGGGGTTGTTGTTCTTTCGTGGCTGGTTGGTGCCGCCTCAGCCGTGACATCATATTATGGATTTCGGCTAACTGAAACGAGAGGAGAATTGCGGTATGAACGAGGACTTTTTCAGCGCTACGATGGTTCGATTCCATTTGAAAAAATCCAGACACTCACAGTCGAAGATGATCCGCTCAAGCGATACTTTGGATACGCAACACTGTATGTAGAAACAGCAGGATATGCACCTGGACAAAGTGGGAGTGGAGGTCGAGGGTCAGAGGTCGCAGTCCCGCTTGCACAGCGGGATCGAATAGATGAATTAATCAAGCGAATCGAGCCCGTTGACACAATTGAGTTACGGCGTCCACCAAAGCGTGCGCGACGACGATATCTTGTGCGTGCCGGACTCATTGTTGGTGCTGTTATTATTGGATTATATACAATTAGTACTGTCATGTCAATTACGTTCCCGTGGTGGGTTGCGATTGGCTTGCTTCCGGTTGGAGGGATTATCGCCATTGCATTGTGGCGTCATCGAGGTCATTGGATCAGTGAAGACTACTTTGTCACACGAAATGGCGTATTCACACGAGAGACTCGGATTGTGCCGTTATATCGGATACAGACTGTTATTGATACACGAACTGTATTTCAGCGACGACTTGGATTGGCAACGATTATAGCTGATACTGCTGGGTCACGGTCACTTGGTGGAAGTGACGCGCAGGCGGTCGATATCAGTGCTCAGCGTGCGACGACACTTCGGACAGAACTCGAAACGCGTCTTCAGCGGGCGATCCATGCTCGAAAGGATCGGCTTGGGTCAATGTCTACCACAGGTGTATCATCGTCAAAATCATCGTCAAAATCATCGTCAGATACAGTCGCGAATAATAAAGACACGATAGTCACGACTGAGAGTGACAATGGTGGGTCAAAAAGCCAGGTGACTGATACAGATGATAATTCAACTACGCACGATAATGATCAGCTAGTAGATAATCATAATCACAACGATGATTATGGTGGCGATGACGACGGCACTGAAGAGACACGGAGAAGTGAGAATGAAACCAACGATATCAGTAATCCTGAGAGTGGGTCTAGTGAAGAGTCAGAATAG
- a CDS encoding PH domain-containing protein, with translation MNQLNPRIRFLWIGRAMAIAALLSGVTAGARWLFSLSVLPVWAPGVTFVIVGGLGVIFAVARYRIWRYEIRADSIYLERGVLTRVRTVVPFVRIQHVDTARSPVERFSGLASTVVYTAGSRGADVSVPGLSRTNANELRERLRELAIQSESEDAV, from the coding sequence ATGAATCAACTTAACCCTCGGATTCGGTTTCTATGGATTGGTCGAGCTATGGCAATTGCAGCACTACTCAGTGGGGTCACTGCTGGCGCACGGTGGTTATTTAGTCTCTCTGTATTGCCTGTTTGGGCACCAGGAGTCACATTCGTCATCGTCGGGGGACTTGGAGTCATATTTGCGGTCGCTCGATATCGGATTTGGCGATATGAAATCAGAGCAGATTCGATTTATCTTGAAAGAGGCGTTCTCACACGTGTTCGAACGGTGGTCCCATTTGTTCGGATTCAACACGTCGATACTGCGCGATCCCCGGTTGAACGGTTTAGTGGCTTAGCAAGCACTGTTGTATATACTGCTGGGTCGCGGGGGGCTGATGTTTCTGTTCCAGGTCTCAGCCGGACAAACGCGAATGAGCTTCGCGAACGTCTTCGAGAGCTGGCAATCCAATCAGAAAGTGAGGACGCGGTGTAG
- a CDS encoding DUF7260 family protein yields the protein MMSVASSALEIARQVTRHARRRVTDEGDAFCTFRLTLHVDGPNRCLNTIDTDHRIRTDTTIDTSVGTTQNETNDDSIGAYTEIEDHIDIALDTMHCESMHLHQHDQRLWHEFNQNTMFFSPEMVTQSQAQSIETRDDVCDLYDNTVLSTPHADTTVMSVPMHLTAEFGSTVTQSLLMNTVFTPAICDQLIAGSTASIANRHVWITRLNAEVNAIDATRAIADEVLPILMRIRDTVPTTRSSAGYQKTCQRLDFLMSQIDDAITNRQVVLDQHRRMLGSTHGTVSETLYQDCPNTRPVFQALATIKRMLQRTQANIANTEQTASSDSI from the coding sequence ATGATGTCTGTGGCATCATCAGCGCTTGAAATAGCAAGACAGGTCACAAGACACGCTCGTCGTCGAGTCACAGATGAGGGGGATGCATTTTGCACGTTCCGGCTCACTCTGCATGTGGATGGTCCAAATCGGTGTTTGAATACCATAGACACAGATCACAGAATAAGAACCGATACTACTATTGACACAAGCGTGGGGACAACTCAAAATGAGACAAACGATGACAGTATTGGTGCATATACAGAGATAGAGGATCACATCGATATCGCTCTTGACACTATGCACTGTGAGTCGATGCATCTCCATCAACACGACCAGAGACTATGGCATGAGTTCAATCAGAATACGATGTTTTTCTCCCCAGAAATGGTTACTCAGTCACAGGCACAGTCGATTGAAACGAGAGATGATGTCTGTGATTTATACGATAATACAGTTCTCTCAACTCCACATGCAGATACAACTGTAATGTCGGTTCCGATGCATCTCACCGCAGAATTTGGTTCAACGGTGACACAGTCATTATTGATGAACACTGTATTCACCCCAGCTATCTGTGATCAGCTTATTGCTGGCTCAACAGCTTCGATTGCCAATCGGCACGTATGGATAACTCGTCTTAATGCCGAAGTCAATGCGATTGATGCAACACGTGCGATTGCAGATGAAGTTCTTCCAATTCTCATGCGCATTCGTGATACGGTTCCAACGACTCGGTCGTCTGCTGGTTATCAAAAAACATGTCAGCGTCTCGATTTTTTGATGTCGCAGATTGATGATGCCATTACGAACAGACAGGTCGTTCTTGATCAACACCGTCGGATGCTTGGATCGACACACGGGACAGTGTCAGAGACATTGTATCAGGATTGTCCAAATACGCGACCGGTATTTCAAGCACTGGCAACAATCAAGCGAATGCTTCAGCGGACACAAGCAAATATTGCCAATACTGAGCAAACAGCATCATCAGATTCAATATAG
- a CDS encoding CopD family protein: MTVVILPTAATGDIDATPLERIVGRLMALSRSGVVLTTLTGGYLTGTTYTTESLLNTANGNLILAALLMWVIFAIFVEIGRRKLVSGLQAKRVRAPVAASRRSFQLATGVSILLLVDIGLLTANMII, translated from the coding sequence ATGACCGTAGTAATCCTTCCAACTGCTGCAACAGGTGATATTGATGCGACTCCGCTGGAGCGGATTGTTGGACGGTTGATGGCTCTCTCTCGTAGTGGCGTGGTCTTGACGACTCTTACCGGTGGGTATCTAACCGGGACAACATATACGACTGAATCACTACTCAACACAGCAAATGGTAATCTCATACTCGCAGCACTACTGATGTGGGTTATATTTGCTATATTCGTTGAAATTGGTCGTCGGAAGCTTGTGAGTGGACTTCAAGCAAAACGTGTTCGCGCACCGGTCGCTGCGTCTCGTCGGAGCTTTCAGTTAGCGACTGGAGTAAGTATCCTGCTACTCGTTGATATTGGACTGCTTACAGCGAATATGATTATATAA
- a CDS encoding YqjF family protein, whose translation MSLADRVRDRVSAVGQGFDGVTDLLTMQWRDVLFAHWRVDPEVVEKQLPSEVTVATHNGDAFLGIVPFEMADIRPRGSPIGRSFPELNLRTYVRQPGSQTRGVYFFNLDADDTIGVEIARRGFKLPYYHAKMELTRNAASEGKNKTIHITSKRTRDTVAPARFEATYGPVDGANYVQPTTGSLTAFLTENYQFYTDGRTLYRGTIRHSPWKIAEGHIKIKENTLFTANGFEPPSDGPIVHYASDIDVTAGWIQSIGNSSKE comes from the coding sequence ATGTCTCTTGCAGACCGCGTCCGTGACCGTGTATCAGCGGTTGGTCAAGGATTCGACGGTGTGACTGATTTACTCACGATGCAGTGGCGTGACGTTCTATTCGCGCACTGGCGTGTCGACCCAGAGGTCGTAGAAAAACAACTACCATCAGAGGTTACTGTTGCAACCCACAATGGCGATGCTTTTCTTGGTATCGTCCCCTTCGAGATGGCTGATATCAGACCTCGTGGATCGCCTATTGGTCGATCATTCCCCGAATTAAATCTGCGGACATACGTCCGTCAACCGGGGTCACAAACACGTGGTGTATATTTCTTCAATCTTGATGCTGATGATACAATCGGAGTTGAGATTGCGCGACGAGGTTTCAAACTACCGTACTATCATGCGAAGATGGAATTGACCCGTAACGCTGCTAGTGAGGGTAAGAATAAAACAATCCATATCACAAGCAAACGAACGCGAGATACTGTCGCACCAGCACGTTTTGAGGCAACTTATGGACCGGTTGACGGAGCAAATTACGTACAACCGACCACAGGATCATTAACTGCGTTTCTCACGGAAAATTATCAATTTTATACGGATGGACGAACACTTTATCGCGGGACAATCCGTCATTCGCCCTGGAAGATAGCAGAGGGTCATATCAAAATCAAAGAGAATACATTATTTACTGCAAATGGATTTGAACCACCAAGTGACGGTCCGATTGTTCATTATGCATCGGATATTGATGTAACAGCAGGGTGGATCCAGTCGATTGGTAACTCATCAAAAGAATAA
- the srp19 gene encoding signal recognition particle subunit SRP19 has translation MAVENIVWPRYLDASITRSDGRRVSLQDAIEDPEVDEIAEAVQQIGYDAVIEHDVAHPREWGTSGRVIVKGADDSSKNDLVQAVAAYIHLLRE, from the coding sequence ATGGCTGTTGAGAACATCGTCTGGCCACGCTATCTTGACGCGTCGATTACGCGATCGGATGGGCGTCGGGTTTCACTTCAGGATGCTATCGAGGATCCGGAGGTTGATGAGATCGCAGAAGCTGTTCAACAGATTGGGTATGATGCTGTTATCGAACATGATGTTGCACATCCTCGTGAGTGGGGAACAAGTGGACGTGTCATCGTCAAAGGTGCCGATGATTCGAGTAAAAATGATCTCGTTCAAGCAGTCGCTGCTTACATACATCTTCTCCGAGAGTAA
- a CDS encoding H/ACA ribonucleoprotein complex subunit GAR1, with translation MQRLGIVTQHVQHVLIARCDSNMKSPPSIGAHAIDESLSTVGRVVDVFGPTSQPYIAITPVETCSPAAILGEKIYAK, from the coding sequence ATGCAACGTCTTGGCATCGTAACACAGCACGTCCAACATGTCTTAATTGCCCGATGTGATAGCAATATGAAATCGCCCCCGTCAATCGGTGCGCATGCAATTGATGAATCGCTTTCAACCGTTGGTCGCGTTGTTGATGTTTTTGGTCCGACTTCCCAGCCGTATATAGCAATTACTCCAGTCGAAACTTGCTCTCCAGCAGCTATACTTGGAGAAAAAATATATGCTAAATGA
- a CDS encoding presenilin family intramembrane aspartyl protease PSH yields MHRRVAFGIGFTAVLFFLVQLGALALVPTFYEQGYQTVEDPTNPTNSLLYIGAILVATAVMLAAFKYELQWLVKGFITLAAGSLAWYVFSVFFSPLLAAIPAVGLAVLLIIYPEWYIIDAAGVLMGAGAAGLFGISFGLLPALVLLSILAVYDAISVYGTEHMLDLAAGVMDLNLPVILVIPTTLSYSLREDVSPVATDDNANASVSDNETHTHTNELAEHDAEAPSSIDETSTDDSHIRDAFFIGLGDAVMPTVLVASAAFFLPAELTPSLGIFGIPAMTLPALTAMIGTFIGLFVLMWLVVKGRAHAGLPLLNGGAIAGYLIGALLSGVPLIRALGL; encoded by the coding sequence ATGCATAGACGCGTCGCCTTCGGTATTGGATTTACCGCGGTGCTCTTTTTTCTTGTTCAACTCGGTGCACTCGCACTTGTTCCAACATTTTACGAGCAAGGATATCAAACAGTCGAAGATCCAACAAACCCAACAAACAGTCTTCTATATATTGGAGCAATCCTTGTTGCAACAGCAGTAATGCTTGCTGCGTTTAAATATGAACTTCAGTGGCTCGTCAAGGGATTCATCACCCTCGCAGCCGGTTCGCTCGCATGGTATGTTTTTTCGGTATTCTTCTCACCATTGCTGGCAGCTATCCCTGCTGTTGGACTTGCGGTACTTTTGATTATTTATCCTGAGTGGTATATTATTGATGCTGCAGGTGTGTTGATGGGCGCAGGTGCAGCAGGATTATTTGGAATTAGTTTTGGACTCCTCCCAGCGCTTGTTTTATTGAGCATTCTTGCAGTCTATGATGCAATTAGTGTGTATGGCACTGAGCATATGCTTGATCTTGCGGCTGGTGTAATGGATCTCAATCTTCCTGTTATCTTAGTCATCCCAACAACACTCTCATACTCACTCCGTGAGGATGTTTCACCAGTTGCAACAGACGACAACGCCAATGCTTCTGTGAGCGATAATGAAACACACACTCATACTAATGAATTGGCCGAGCACGATGCTGAGGCACCTAGCAGTATTGATGAGACTTCTACGGATGATAGTCATATTCGAGACGCATTTTTTATTGGACTTGGTGATGCGGTAATGCCAACCGTCCTCGTCGCGAGTGCAGCGTTTTTTCTTCCAGCTGAACTGACTCCTTCACTTGGTATTTTCGGTATTCCAGCAATGACCCTTCCAGCGCTCACAGCAATGATCGGGACATTTATTGGATTATTTGTCCTCATGTGGCTTGTTGTGAAGGGTCGAGCACATGCTGGATTACCACTCTTGAATGGTGGTGCAATTGCAGGCTATCTTATTGGAGCTTTACTAAGTGGTGTACCGCTTATTCGCGCACTTGGTCTCTGA